In Candidatus Nitrosarchaeum limnium SFB1, the following proteins share a genomic window:
- a CDS encoding uridylate kinase, putative, giving the protein MKKRIVIKLSGRIFGMDNTKMLKDYASFLVKISKICQPIVIAGGGNIARHYINHARSSGADESTLDELGIEISRLNAKLLIYALKNKAYSHPPTTLQEVRHAVDDGLIVVAGGLHPGQSTNGTAALIAEKINAEQFLNATDVDGVYDMDPNKFKNAKKFKRIELKNLKNMLVHEDSIAGGYDLMDIVALKIIERSKIKTRIIKADIKILEKAIKGADVGTEIVLSSK; this is encoded by the coding sequence ATGAAAAAACGAATTGTAATCAAACTTTCAGGGAGAATTTTTGGAATGGATAATACTAAAATGTTAAAAGACTATGCTTCATTCCTAGTCAAAATTAGTAAGATATGTCAACCAATAGTTATTGCAGGTGGTGGAAACATTGCTCGACATTACATCAATCATGCAAGATCTTCTGGAGCTGATGAATCTACACTCGATGAACTCGGAATAGAGATCTCTAGATTAAATGCAAAACTATTGATTTATGCTTTGAAAAATAAAGCATATTCACATCCTCCAACAACTTTGCAAGAAGTAAGACATGCAGTAGATGATGGTTTAATTGTAGTTGCAGGTGGTTTACATCCAGGACAAAGTACCAATGGAACTGCAGCTCTTATAGCAGAAAAAATAAACGCAGAACAATTTCTTAATGCTACTGATGTTGATGGGGTATATGACATGGATCCAAACAAATTCAAAAACGCAAAAAAATTCAAACGAATTGAACTTAAAAATCTGAAAAATATGCTTGTTCATGAAGATTCTATTGCTGGAGGTTATGATTTGATGGATATTGTTGCTCTAAAAATTATTGAACGCTCTAAAATAAAAACACGAATAATCAAGGCTGATATTAAAATTCTTGAAAAAGCAATTAAAGGCGCAGATGTGGGAACTGAAATAGTTCTTTCTTCAAAATAG
- a CDS encoding metal dependent phosphohydrolase, whose amino-acid sequence MKKNYLDIVDPIHDFIRVYDHELNIIDTPIFQRLRRIRQLSGAHLTYPAAQHTRFEHSLGVMHIASQAGQALNEKGILKSDDIEILRLAGLLHDIGHGPFSHLFEEVIQQKKFSHEDFGKEIILKSEIGDSLSKNGYDKKLVTKIAFGDSKSQFMNEIISGALSADMMDYLLRDGYFTGAEHAQIDHKRITQSLDVHKKKLALEKSALYSFESMMHSRYQMFKAVYFHKTVRAAEVMLLEALRLSSDEFGFTSFNINEYVKLTDEYVLSTLISSKTSKLKRARQFAEDYQNRKLLKCVFERILTSRTNLGKAKTNELRSSISKKSKIDESEIFVDSSVTPSIPLAPSKNESKYIILITNENGKSTAQEMPISQIPVVSAISGFMNILRIYTHQKNRKKVEIAAKSILGGLK is encoded by the coding sequence ATGAAAAAAAATTATTTAGACATAGTTGATCCTATTCATGATTTTATTCGTGTTTATGATCACGAACTAAATATTATCGATACACCAATATTTCAAAGACTGAGACGAATTCGTCAACTCTCTGGTGCTCATTTAACTTATCCTGCTGCTCAACATACTAGATTTGAACATTCTCTGGGTGTTATGCATATTGCTAGTCAAGCCGGTCAAGCATTAAATGAAAAAGGAATTTTAAAATCCGATGATATTGAAATTTTAAGACTTGCAGGATTATTACATGACATAGGTCATGGACCTTTTTCACATCTTTTTGAAGAGGTAATACAACAAAAAAAGTTTTCACATGAAGATTTTGGTAAAGAAATTATTTTAAAATCAGAAATTGGAGATAGCTTATCAAAAAATGGTTATGATAAGAAACTTGTCACAAAAATTGCTTTTGGTGATTCAAAATCACAATTCATGAATGAAATTATTTCAGGAGCATTAAGTGCAGATATGATGGATTATTTATTACGAGATGGTTACTTTACTGGTGCAGAGCATGCACAAATTGATCATAAAAGAATAACTCAGTCATTAGACGTGCACAAGAAAAAACTCGCTCTAGAAAAATCTGCATTATATTCTTTTGAATCCATGATGCATTCTCGTTATCAGATGTTTAAGGCTGTGTATTTTCATAAAACTGTAAGAGCTGCAGAAGTTATGCTTCTAGAAGCACTACGATTATCTTCTGATGAATTTGGCTTTACTTCTTTTAACATCAACGAATACGTAAAACTTACAGATGAATACGTGTTATCTACACTAATCTCGTCAAAAACATCCAAATTAAAACGTGCTAGACAATTTGCTGAAGATTATCAAAATAGAAAATTGTTAAAATGTGTTTTTGAACGAATTTTAACCAGTAGAACTAATTTAGGTAAAGCCAAAACTAATGAATTGAGATCATCAATATCAAAAAAATCAAAAATTGATGAAAGTGAGATATTTGTAGATAGTTCAGTTACACCATCAATTCCACTTGCACCATCTAAAAATGAATCAAAATACATCATATTGATTACAAATGAAAATGGTAAATCAACTGCTCAAGAGATGCCTATATCTCAAATTCCCGTAGTTTCAGCTATTTCCGGTTTTATGAATATTCTAAGAATATACACACATCAAAAGAATAGAAAAAAAGTTGAAATTGCCGCAAAATCAATCCTTGGTGGATTAAAGTAA
- a CDS encoding thymidylate kinase, with amino-acid sequence MIIVIEGGDQAGKKTQTALLAKALKQRKIKTTTFSFPDYKTPIGKEISKYLNGKRKFPPQVIHCLLAANRWEKLNDIINAQSKNSVIIMNRYYQSNLIYGLANGMNRKWLENLDSGLPKADLVILLDVSQTESFRRKKTNRDKFEKNEEFLRNISKIYRKIAKQENWKIIDASRPKQEVHKDILQAFTKKIGV; translated from the coding sequence ATGATAATTGTAATTGAAGGAGGAGATCAAGCAGGAAAGAAAACTCAAACTGCATTATTGGCAAAAGCATTAAAACAAAGGAAAATCAAAACAACGACTTTCAGCTTTCCTGATTATAAGACTCCTATAGGAAAAGAAATATCAAAATATCTAAATGGAAAAAGAAAATTTCCACCACAAGTGATTCATTGTCTCTTAGCTGCCAACAGATGGGAGAAATTAAATGACATCATAAATGCTCAATCAAAAAATTCAGTTATAATTATGAATCGATACTACCAATCTAATCTAATTTATGGTTTAGCAAATGGCATGAATCGTAAATGGTTAGAAAATTTAGATTCTGGTCTCCCTAAAGCGGATCTTGTTATTTTACTAGATGTATCTCAAACAGAATCATTTCGCAGAAAAAAAACTAACAGAGATAAATTTGAAAAAAATGAAGAATTTCTTAGAAACATCTCAAAAATTTACAGAAAAATTGCAAAGCAAGAAAATTGGAAAATTATAGATGCATCAAGACCAAAACAAGAAGTACACAAAGATATTTTGCAAGCTTTTACAAAGAAAATAGGCGTATGA
- a CDS encoding hypothetical protein (hypothetical protein Nmar_0213) yields the protein MHKTQISSIIWNKKQRGVHKDMKEDVCDFCKGVGSISSNSCVYCNGTGEWNQAAQAYVKNHICQCIVLDRKFCPVCNKACHHDTSLNPKQKMDPGYGGMSVPEISA from the coding sequence ATGCATAAAACTCAGATCTCTTCAATTATATGGAATAAAAAACAAAGAGGAGTTCATAAAGATATGAAAGAAGATGTATGTGATTTTTGCAAAGGGGTAGGCTCAATTTCATCAAATAGCTGCGTATACTGTAACGGTACAGGAGAATGGAATCAAGCTGCTCAGGCTTATGTGAAGAACCATATTTGTCAATGTATTGTTTTAGATAGAAAATTTTGTCCAGTATGCAATAAAGCATGTCATCATGATACTTCATTAAATCCAAAACAAAAGATGGATCCTGGATACGGAGGCATGTCAGTGCCAGAAATATCTGCATAA
- a CDS encoding heat shock protein Hsp20 yields the protein MGLVKSLAKEMIKEIGNKSREFYEFVLPPVDIHLENDKLILLIDLPGFTKNDIKLSLDGNILSIQACKEISDEKNHNMICNQRPNIIDKKMRLPVEIDDAEKVNSAKYVDGVLTVIIPVKKHGKDISIE from the coding sequence ATGGGACTTGTTAAATCATTAGCAAAAGAAATGATAAAAGAAATTGGGAATAAATCTAGAGAATTTTATGAGTTTGTTTTGCCACCAGTAGATATACATCTTGAAAATGATAAATTAATTTTATTAATCGATCTTCCTGGTTTTACAAAAAATGATATCAAATTATCACTAGATGGAAATATTCTTTCAATTCAAGCATGCAAAGAAATTTCTGATGAAAAAAATCACAATATGATATGCAATCAAAGACCAAACATCATAGATAAAAAAATGAGATTACCAGTTGAGATAGATGATGCGGAGAAAGTTAATTCTGCAAAATATGTAGATGGTGTATTAACAGTTATAATTCCAGTTAAAAAACATGGAAAAGACATCTCAATTGAATAA
- a CDS encoding hypothetical protein (hypothetical protein Nmar_1709): MSTTRTIQVFIKLLPSILALRKDRRRWVKTEGKDNDLEIYRKNARKVLNTFISLGPVYIKLGQWLSSRADILPQPYLEELSKLQDNVPSASFDKVKPIIENDIGPINETFDNIDTNPISGASLGQVYRGRIHGQEIVVKVKRPGIEKIVDEDLKVLKKILPVALRFVDPNLRFSARAMLSQFIETIHEEMDYTIESSNLKKIKHDMLKSNMVIPSVYDDYSSKNVLTMEYIPGIKITNVAALDEKGIDRQKLVIDVHKVFFTMLLRHSLFHADPHPGNISVTDDGKLILYDYGMVGRLDNETRMRLIRLYLALVEKDPPRTVNAMADLGMLTPNFNRSVIEKGIELAVGAMHGKKPDEMEVQSLMELANKTMSKFPFVLPKNLALYMRMASIIEGIYKTHKVDFKFVKVLREVLEEEHLIKDAYIEELKYSFQRFAKSIDATISIAPELKKLIDENRSIQLNTKPKSNVLLSGSILSSAIFLGSSVLYTSNEDIGILGMLGSLVIMSISVIFRKH, from the coding sequence ATGTCTACGACAAGAACTATTCAGGTATTTATCAAATTACTTCCTTCAATTTTAGCACTGAGAAAAGATAGAAGAAGATGGGTAAAAACAGAAGGTAAAGATAATGATTTAGAAATATATCGTAAAAACGCACGTAAAGTTTTAAACACTTTCATATCATTAGGTCCTGTTTACATAAAATTAGGACAATGGCTTTCATCTCGAGCTGATATTTTACCACAGCCATATTTGGAAGAACTTTCTAAACTACAAGATAATGTTCCATCAGCTTCATTTGATAAAGTTAAACCAATAATTGAAAACGACATAGGCCCAATCAATGAAACATTTGATAATATTGACACAAATCCTATTTCTGGTGCTTCATTAGGTCAAGTTTATCGGGGAAGGATACATGGTCAAGAAATAGTTGTTAAAGTTAAAAGACCTGGAATTGAAAAAATTGTCGACGAAGATCTCAAAGTATTAAAGAAAATTCTTCCAGTCGCATTAAGATTCGTGGATCCAAACTTACGTTTTTCTGCAAGAGCAATGCTTTCTCAATTTATTGAAACAATTCATGAAGAAATGGACTATACTATAGAATCATCAAATCTAAAAAAAATAAAACATGACATGCTCAAAAGTAACATGGTAATTCCTTCAGTATATGATGACTATTCTTCAAAAAATGTACTTACTATGGAATACATTCCAGGTATCAAAATTACTAATGTAGCCGCCCTTGATGAAAAAGGAATTGATAGACAAAAACTGGTTATCGATGTTCATAAGGTATTTTTTACTATGCTCCTACGTCATTCACTTTTTCATGCGGATCCACATCCTGGAAACATATCAGTAACTGACGATGGAAAACTCATTCTTTATGACTATGGAATGGTTGGACGATTAGATAATGAAACTAGAATGAGATTGATTAGACTATATCTTGCTCTGGTTGAAAAAGATCCTCCTAGAACAGTTAACGCAATGGCTGATCTTGGGATGTTGACTCCAAATTTCAATCGTTCAGTAATTGAAAAAGGAATAGAATTAGCTGTTGGTGCCATGCATGGAAAAAAACCTGATGAAATGGAAGTTCAAAGTTTAATGGAACTAGCCAATAAAACAATGAGTAAATTTCCATTTGTTCTTCCAAAGAATTTAGCGTTATACATGAGAATGGCATCAATAATTGAAGGAATTTACAAAACTCATAAAGTTGATTTTAAATTTGTGAAAGTATTAAGAGAAGTCTTAGAAGAAGAACATTTGATTAAGGACGCATACATTGAAGAATTAAAATATTCATTTCAAAGGTTTGCAAAATCAATCGATGCTACAATATCAATAGCTCCTGAACTAAAAAAACTCATTGATGAAAACAGATCAATACAGCTTAACACCAAACCAAAATCAAATGTTTTACTCTCTGGGAGCATTCTTTCTTCCGCTATTTTTTTAGGTTCTTCCGTATTGTATACATCAAATGAAGATATAGGAATTCTTGGAATGTTGGGTTCTTTGGTAATAATGAGTATATCTGTAATCTTTAGAAAGCACTAA
- a CDS encoding hypothetical protein (hypothetical protein Nmar_1710): MDLAFMPKDEIAVPKELREFMLTGAEETTLGQKNGAKKQFRYGNLHIREYDDKFLVHTDKVDPRKDPIGHLVYDAPEVLVGLTCLILGGSKISKIFQNYGKSNKSTMATTVLSSIVAGYVGYVTTKKIKKYLE; encoded by the coding sequence ATGGATCTTGCGTTTATGCCAAAAGATGAAATTGCAGTTCCAAAAGAACTTCGAGAATTTATGTTAACAGGAGCAGAAGAAACTACACTTGGACAAAAAAATGGCGCAAAAAAACAATTTCGGTATGGTAATTTACACATTAGAGAATACGATGATAAATTTTTAGTTCATACTGATAAGGTTGATCCTAGAAAAGATCCAATCGGTCATTTAGTTTATGATGCTCCAGAGGTTCTTGTAGGGTTAACATGTTTAATTTTAGGTGGTTCAAAGATTTCAAAAATATTTCAAAATTATGGCAAATCAAATAAATCCACTATGGCCACAACTGTTCTTTCTTCAATTGTTGCAGGTTATGTTGGATATGTTACAACTAAAAAAATTAAAAAATATTTAGAATAA
- a CDS encoding hypothetical protein (hypothetical protein Nmar_1712), with amino-acid sequence MLLLLIPLIVHDSFAQITSGGFGKSPFERDFGDIKQLDAYFGTINEKIEVDPGDSNVPFTVVFANVGTQDITGIKGQLSLPLGFSSADGSGSLIVANEKSNSLAGNTFYLTFYVNIDKNAKIQQYAGSVKVDYSRLRESGVRSSFSDFNFKVTGDSIINVKALDPFLTSLKTNNIVIEISNDGTAPLSSVDIVASNTQTELASTSTSTTNVENVVILESNWDVGNINPKSSKYLTATVYVPENLQQDTLRIPLTIKYYNAHGDLQTVSKIVDFYIKGMIDLTVYGVDVIELSGTQMVVGEIINEGNENALFGFITLEPLNNSNIKKQTQFIDEIETDSPVPFNIPLEFDGKPQYGEHNIQLTLRYKDSIRDEIFLVHNATIFLKEPPKVDSENNSQLMIIPIIIVVAIVMYVILRRKKSKVSAA; translated from the coding sequence ATGCTTCTACTTCTTATTCCATTAATTGTACACGATTCATTTGCTCAAATTACATCTGGAGGTTTTGGAAAATCTCCATTCGAAAGAGATTTTGGAGATATAAAACAGCTTGATGCTTATTTTGGAACTATTAATGAAAAAATTGAAGTTGATCCTGGTGATAGTAATGTACCGTTTACAGTAGTATTTGCAAATGTAGGAACCCAAGACATTACTGGAATCAAAGGCCAACTATCACTTCCTCTTGGATTTTCCTCAGCAGATGGGTCAGGTTCTCTAATAGTTGCTAATGAAAAGTCTAATTCATTGGCAGGTAACACTTTCTACCTTACATTTTATGTCAATATTGATAAAAATGCAAAAATCCAACAATATGCTGGATCTGTTAAAGTTGATTACTCAAGATTACGAGAATCTGGAGTTAGATCATCTTTTTCAGATTTTAATTTTAAAGTTACAGGAGATAGTATAATCAATGTTAAAGCATTAGATCCCTTTCTTACTTCTTTGAAAACAAACAACATAGTAATTGAGATTTCAAATGATGGAACTGCACCTCTTTCTAGTGTTGATATTGTAGCATCAAATACTCAAACAGAACTCGCATCGACTTCTACATCAACTACTAATGTAGAAAATGTAGTGATTTTAGAATCTAATTGGGATGTTGGAAACATTAATCCAAAATCATCTAAATATCTAACTGCTACTGTTTACGTCCCAGAAAATCTTCAACAAGATACTTTGCGAATTCCATTAACAATAAAATACTATAATGCTCATGGTGACTTGCAAACTGTCTCGAAAATTGTTGATTTCTACATTAAAGGAATGATTGATCTTACAGTTTACGGTGTTGATGTAATTGAATTATCTGGTACTCAAATGGTTGTGGGTGAAATAATTAATGAAGGAAATGAAAATGCTTTATTCGGTTTTATAACTCTTGAACCATTAAACAATTCTAACATAAAAAAACAGACACAATTCATTGATGAAATTGAAACTGATTCACCTGTGCCATTTAATATTCCCTTAGAATTTGATGGTAAACCACAATATGGAGAACATAACATTCAACTTACTCTAAGATACAAAGATAGTATTAGAGATGAAATATTTCTAGTACATAATGCAACAATATTTCTAAAAGAACCACCAAAGGTTGACTCTGAAAATAATTCACAATTAATGATTATTCCAATAATTATAGTTGTAGCAATTGTGATGTATGTGATTCTTAGGCGTAAAAAATCTAAAGTTTCTGCTGCATGA
- a CDS encoding ABC transporter related protein, with protein sequence MIGLLDHPTTGKVFIDGTDTTNLTDDKISTFRNKKLGFIFQFSNLLTDLTVLENVLLPRQIAGTNHSAEKDARELLKAVGIEDQMNKRANKISGGQAQRVAIARGLINHPSIVLADEPTGNLDSVTSATIVDLMKSMAKNLNQTFIIVTHDRQHFGDVDRVITIKDGKAFDENQPSKMEVLV encoded by the coding sequence ATGATCGGATTATTAGATCATCCAACAACAGGTAAAGTCTTCATTGATGGAACAGACACAACAAATCTAACTGATGATAAAATTTCTACATTTAGAAATAAAAAATTGGGATTTATTTTCCAATTTTCAAATCTTCTTACCGATCTTACTGTACTTGAAAATGTATTATTACCCAGACAAATTGCAGGAACCAATCATTCTGCAGAAAAAGATGCTAGAGAATTACTAAAAGCAGTTGGAATAGAAGATCAAATGAACAAAAGAGCAAATAAAATTTCAGGAGGACAAGCTCAAAGAGTTGCAATTGCTAGAGGGCTCATAAATCACCCTTCAATTGTTTTAGCTGATGAGCCAACTGGTAATTTGGATTCTGTCACATCTGCAACAATAGTTGATTTAATGAAATCAATGGCAAAAAATTTGAATCAAACATTCATTATTGTTACTCATGATAGACAACATTTTGGAGATGTTGATAGAGTAATTACAATTAAAGATGGAAAAGCATTTGATGAAAATCAACCTTCTAAGATGGAGGTTTTAGTATGA
- a CDS encoding hypothetical protein (hypothetical protein Nmar_1714), giving the protein MLFNKKGSLIGAVLAVTIGILVIHVNFVIFQGLFDAIVRDISDYRNGNVLVTDEENFITKSDQSLVKWFERIPYVEAATPRLSSSTSINMTKFGTLHEKTRIPIVGVDPLRDIRTSTVSETVTDGQYVYARNSIVLGSNVARDLGGAQVGDSLKLKIVDRYGQDQIRRFVVTGIAKSPGGQGFDYSVVVHIDTLRDMMNRHGESSSIMVKLKDPTKATDVKNFFLAAFPNDDFVAETIEESAEEQLAGFRSGIAMINMIGYFGMMSSAFAIVTIQMMLVNGKTREIGIMRSIGATRKDILIIFIFQGMIIGAIGAGVGTAAGLGYTFYAKETKMSFNNSLPLEVSYNWEKIIQTAVLSFILAIIASLYPSYRATKLLPVEAMRTV; this is encoded by the coding sequence ATGCTCTTTAACAAAAAGGGGAGTCTTATTGGAGCAGTATTAGCTGTAACTATTGGAATTTTGGTAATTCATGTAAATTTTGTAATTTTTCAAGGATTGTTTGATGCGATAGTGAGAGATATCTCTGATTACAGAAATGGTAATGTTCTCGTTACAGATGAAGAAAATTTTATCACGAAATCAGATCAATCTTTAGTTAAATGGTTTGAAAGAATTCCATATGTAGAAGCTGCCACTCCAAGATTATCATCATCAACTTCAATTAACATGACAAAATTTGGTACACTGCATGAAAAAACTAGAATACCTATTGTAGGTGTTGATCCATTAAGAGATATTAGAACTTCTACTGTTAGTGAAACTGTTACTGATGGCCAATATGTTTATGCAAGAAATTCCATCGTTTTAGGTTCAAATGTTGCAAGGGATCTTGGAGGTGCTCAGGTTGGTGATAGTTTAAAATTAAAAATTGTTGATAGATATGGACAAGATCAAATAAGGAGATTTGTTGTAACTGGAATTGCCAAATCTCCTGGAGGTCAGGGTTTTGATTATAGTGTAGTTGTTCATATTGACACTTTACGTGATATGATGAATAGACACGGTGAATCAAGTTCCATTATGGTAAAACTAAAAGATCCTACTAAAGCAACTGATGTTAAAAATTTCTTTTTAGCAGCTTTTCCAAATGATGATTTTGTAGCAGAGACAATCGAAGAATCTGCTGAAGAACAATTAGCCGGATTCAGATCTGGTATTGCAATGATTAACATGATAGGGTATTTTGGAATGATGTCATCTGCTTTCGCTATTGTTACAATTCAAATGATGTTAGTTAATGGTAAAACAAGAGAAATAGGTATAATGAGATCAATAGGTGCAACAAGGAAAGACATTTTGATAATTTTTATTTTTCAAGGAATGATTATTGGAGCAATTGGTGCAGGAGTTGGAACTGCTGCAGGATTAGGATACACATTTTATGCAAAGGAAACAAAAATGTCTTTCAATAATAGCCTCCCATTAGAAGTAAGCTATAATTGGGAAAAAATTATTCAGACTGCGGTATTATCTTTTATTTTAGCGATTATTGCTTCGTTATATCCCTCGTATAGAGCAACTAAACTGTTACCAGTGGAGGCGATGAGAACTGTCTAG
- a CDS encoding AsnC family transcription regulator, which produces MEKIKIIEKYTVKVEPPVLGLGVLYIVVSGQNIKEILEQISLVGEPFLVVPCIGGITVCSIVIKENAQEKTLLAKKLMKDVRVLSIFEAENPGFNSNLTKTDLEILEQLIKEPRQKIEKISKDTKLSTKTITRCIDKLHENDGIQFTLVYDPTKVEKYIPHAILAWIDGDIRETLKKMNKEFSDSFMQIPFIAKNQIVLFMYSKDIFEMDELTQRVRNMDSVKSADLFIPKKISFPLNWLKKAIDTAKKSPTLHLSYQTN; this is translated from the coding sequence ATGGAAAAAATAAAAATTATTGAAAAATATACAGTAAAAGTTGAGCCACCAGTTTTGGGACTTGGTGTTTTGTATATAGTAGTTTCAGGACAAAATATTAAAGAGATTTTAGAACAAATTAGTTTAGTTGGAGAACCATTTTTAGTTGTACCATGTATCGGTGGAATCACTGTCTGTAGTATCGTAATAAAAGAAAATGCACAGGAAAAAACCTTACTAGCAAAAAAATTAATGAAAGATGTTAGAGTGTTATCAATTTTTGAAGCAGAAAATCCAGGATTTAATTCTAATTTAACTAAAACAGATTTAGAAATTTTAGAACAGTTAATTAAAGAACCTAGACAAAAAATTGAGAAAATATCAAAAGATACAAAATTATCAACAAAAACAATAACTAGATGTATCGATAAATTACATGAAAATGATGGAATTCAATTTACACTGGTTTATGATCCAACAAAAGTTGAAAAATACATTCCACATGCCATTCTTGCATGGATTGATGGAGATATTAGAGAAACATTAAAAAAAATGAATAAGGAGTTTTCTGATTCTTTTATGCAGATACCATTTATAGCTAAAAATCAAATTGTATTATTCATGTATAGTAAAGACATATTTGAAATGGATGAATTAACTCAAAGAGTAAGAAACATGGATAGTGTAAAGTCTGCAGATCTATTTATTCCAAAAAAAATATCCTTTCCATTAAATTGGTTAAAGAAAGCTATTGACACTGCTAAAAAATCCCCTACACTTCATCTTTCATATCAAACAAATTAA
- a CDS encoding NUDIX hydrolase translates to MKKKIYEGKILGLSVYDITIEGRKVKREMIEHRGAAAMLAFDENNKVILVKQHRHPHGYVIEIPAGTLEKKEDPIKCAFRELEEETGYSAKKMTPLISYYPSIGYNTEIIHCFIASGLKKIANLKLDEDEILSVVKMDLKKVISMIKNGKIQDSKTICAVMTYAAKNKLF, encoded by the coding sequence ATGAAGAAAAAGATCTATGAAGGAAAAATTTTAGGTCTCAGTGTTTATGATATAACAATTGAAGGTAGGAAAGTAAAACGGGAAATGATAGAACATAGAGGAGCAGCTGCAATGTTAGCGTTTGATGAAAATAATAAGGTGATTCTAGTTAAACAACATAGACACCCTCATGGATATGTGATTGAAATTCCTGCAGGCACGTTAGAAAAAAAGGAAGATCCAATAAAATGCGCATTTAGAGAATTAGAAGAAGAAACTGGTTATAGTGCCAAAAAAATGACCCCTTTGATTTCATATTATCCATCTATTGGTTACAATACTGAAATCATTCATTGTTTTATAGCCTCAGGATTAAAGAAAATTGCAAATTTGAAGCTTGATGAAGATGAAATATTATCTGTTGTAAAAATGGATCTAAAAAAAGTAATTTCAATGATTAAAAACGGAAAAATACAAGATTCAAAAACAATTTGTGCAGTAATGACTTATGCTGCAAAAAATAAATTATTTTAA
- a CDS encoding phosphate uptake regulator, PhoU, whose protein sequence is MAKFIRRLQRIGSSILVSLPKEWVVANNLDKSSQVELDTGQDTISISANKEMRPTKELVISYPLPKNENIVADITGAYLLGYDIIQITSKSIIPGEDREQIRNSMRRLVGMEIIEEDASNINMQFLLDATTLNPEKILKRMSSIALGMYDDVSNGLISIDKSNLQTLSKRDVEVNRQYFLLVRLIRSTLVDKRLANVFNLENIDILDYRVAANLLENAGDTIVELANFIYNSSLSDEHLKNIFDVVKNFNSLGEKSINAFTKPDRRLAIEAISLHKKYQENLSKLRNTIGNKKQIPIDLLDLVYMFERIAKSWADVVDLVKPIYNK, encoded by the coding sequence TTGGCTAAATTCATTCGACGCCTACAAAGGATTGGTAGTAGTATTCTAGTTTCGTTACCTAAAGAATGGGTTGTTGCCAATAATCTGGATAAAAGTAGTCAGGTTGAGTTAGATACTGGACAAGATACAATTTCAATTTCTGCAAATAAAGAAATGCGACCTACCAAAGAACTTGTAATTTCGTATCCTTTACCAAAAAATGAAAATATTGTAGCAGACATCACTGGAGCTTATCTTTTGGGCTATGATATTATTCAAATCACATCAAAATCAATAATCCCAGGTGAGGATAGAGAACAAATTAGAAATTCAATGAGGCGATTAGTTGGGATGGAGATTATTGAAGAAGATGCTTCCAACATTAACATGCAATTTCTTTTAGATGCAACTACACTAAACCCAGAAAAAATACTAAAACGAATGAGTTCCATTGCACTTGGAATGTATGATGATGTATCAAATGGATTAATTTCTATTGATAAATCAAATTTACAAACTTTATCAAAACGTGATGTTGAAGTTAATAGACAATATTTTCTTCTAGTACGTTTAATCAGAAGTACACTTGTTGATAAAAGATTAGCAAATGTATTTAATTTAGAAAATATTGATATTTTAGATTATAGAGTAGCCGCAAATCTTTTGGAAAATGCTGGTGATACAATAGTGGAACTGGCTAATTTTATTTATAATTCATCATTATCTGATGAACATTTAAAAAATATTTTTGATGTAGTTAAAAATTTTAACTCATTGGGAGAAAAATCAATTAATGCATTTACAAAACCTGATAGGCGTTTAGCAATAGAAGCTATATCATTACATAAAAAATATCAAGAAAACCTTTCTAAATTAAGAAATACAATAGGAAATAAAAAACAAATTCCAATTGATCTTCTTGATCTTGTATACATGTTTGAACGAATTGCAAAATCCTGGGCAGACGTTGTGGATCTTGTTAAACCAATATACAATAAATAA